Below is a genomic region from Pseudomonadota bacterium.
GTTTGTGTTGCCGACCAGCAGCCTGGTCGCCCAGACCCCTGGCACGCAGCAAGCTTCGGGCGGGCGGCCGGCTACCGCCGCGGCAAGCGGGTCCACGCCGTCCAGCTCCGCCTCTGCTCGCTCAGCTCCCGCCCCGTCCAGCAAGAAGCCGGCACCCCGCCGTGTCACGCGCGTTTCGCAGCGCGTCTATCAAACGGGGCCCAGCGACGAGGAGCTTGCCGCACGCGAGCAGGAGGGCGGACCGGATCTGATTCTCATCGAGCCCTTCGTGGGGGTGTCGTACACGCACTTGAAGAAGTTCAGCGACAAGAACTTGCTATCCGCTCAGAGCGGAACGGACCTCATCCGCGACGACTCAGGCGCCGGTCCTGTTTTTGGGGTGATGGCCTCGCTGCGGCTGCTGTTGCTTTCCTTTGGCGCGCGCGTGGCCCTGGCACGCTATCCGGCGTTCGACCTCGGGCTGCTTCTGCTCGAAGCCGGCTTGCGGCCCAAGCTGTCCGTGTTCGAACCCTACCTGCGCGTCGCGGGCGGCTATGCCTGGGTCGGCTCGGCCAACTACCAGCAACCCAGCGAGAGCACGACCTCGGTCTATGGCCTGGCTGGCGAGCTCGGTTTCGGCTTCGACGCTCGGATCGCGCCGACGCTTGCCATCGGCCTCGGCGTCGATGCTACCCTGCTGAACTTGTCGCGCCAGACCAAGTCACCGACCGCCTTGGTAATCGCGGACGGCAGCGCTGTGGGCGCGAGTCTGCGGCTGCAGGGTCACGTTACGCTGCACCTGTAGGCCTGGCCGCCCCCGGGAGAAAGCATGAGCGAGTTTTTGCGCGCTTGCCGGTGCGAGGCTACACGCTGGACGCCCATCTGGCTGATGAGGCAAGCGGGCCGCTACCAGCAAGAGTACCGTGAGCTTCGGGCTCGCGTGGGGTTTCTCGAACTGTGCAAGACACCGGAGCTCGCCGCCGAGGTCACGCTGCTGCCGGTGAAGCAATTCGAGCTCGACGCGGCCATCGTTTTCGCCGACATCCTGCTGGTACTGGAACCCCTGGGCATCGGTTTCGAGTTCACGGACAGCGAAGGACCGCAGCTGCGAAGGCCGCTCAGGGACACCCGACGCATCGCGGAGCTGCATCTTCCCGAGGATCTCGAAGATCGGCTCGCCTACGTCGGCGAAACGATCCGCCTGACCTGCCGGGAGCTGCCGCGGGCGCTTCCGCTGATCGGTTTTGCGGGCGCTCCTTTCACGCTGGCTTCCTATGTCGTAGAGGGCGGCGGCTCCAGACACTACATGCACACCAAGAAGCTCATGTACAGCGACCCAGGGGCATGGCACGCCTTGATGGCGCGGCTCACCGAGGCGGTCGCGCGCTACCTCAAGCTGCAGGTCGCCGCGGGGGCCAGCGCCTTGCAAGTCTTCGATAGCTGGGTGGGTTGCTTGTCTCCGGCAGACTACGTCAGCCACGTCAAGCCGCACATGCAGGCGCTGTTCAGCCAGCTCGACCCCGGCGTTCCGGTGATCCATTTCGGCACGGGCAATCCCGCCCTCTACCCCTTGATGAAAGAAGCCGGTGGCGATGTGATCGGCATAGACTGGAGGGTCGATCTGGGCGTGCAGTGGAAGGCCCTGGGCGAAACCGCCATCATGGGCAATCTGGATCCGGGGCGGCTGCTTGGACACCGGGAGCAGCTGCTGGCCGCAACCAGGAAAGTGCTCGCGAGCGCGGCGCAGCGGCCGGGTCACATCTTCAACCTGGGTCACGGCATCCTGCCGCAGACGCCGGTCGACCAGGTCAAAGCGCTGGTCGATTCGGTGCATGAGGAAAGCGCACGGTGAGCTACGATGCGGTGCTGCTGCTCGCATTCGGCGGACCCGAGCGCATGCAAGACGTGCGGCCGTTCCTGCGTAATGTACTTGCGAACCGCGGTGTGCTTGCGAACCGCAGTGTACTTGCGAACCGCGGTGCGCTTGCGAACCGCGGTGTACTTGAGAGCGACCCCGACGAGGTGCAAGGGCCTGGAGCCCGAACGAGCACGCCGCAGCGCATACCCGAAGCCCGCTTCGAAGAAGTGGTGTCGCACTATGCCCGGTTTGGCGGCTGTTCGCCGCTCAACCGCCTGACAACCGAGCAGGCCGCCGCGCTTGAACGTGAGATCGAGGAGCGCGGCCTGTGCGCCAGTGGGGACAAGGGACTGCCCGTACGCGTGGGCATGCGCAACTGGTCACCCTATATCGCCGACGTCCTGCACGAAATGCGCGATGCCGGCCACCGCAGCGTACTCGCGCTGATCATGAGCTCGCTCGAAACCGAAGCCAGCGTAGCGCGCTACCGCGCAGCGGTGGCCGAGGCCAGGCTGCGGCTCGGGCAGGCAGCGCCCGAGGTAGACTTCGCCGGAGGCTTTCACGCAGCGCCGGGTCTGGTGCAGACCCATGTGGATCACATCCGCGAAGCGCTCGCGCGGCTCCCGCCGGGCGAGCGGCAAACCGCAAAGGTCGCGTTCACGGCGCACAGCATCCCGAAGCTCATGGCCGATCAGTCCCCCTACGTAGCTCAATTCGAGTCCTGCGCGCGTGCAGTCGCAGCGGCCTTGGGCCACGCACGCTGCCTGCTGTGCTACCAGAGCCGCAGCGGGCGCGCGGACGAGCCTTGGCTTGAGCCGGACGTGAACGACGCGCTGCGAACGCACGCGCAATCGAGCAGCGCCGCCATCGTCTTGGCGCCCATCGGCTTCGTTTGCGACCACATCGAAGTGCTTTACGATCTCGATGTGCAGGCAGCCGCAACAGCAAACAGGCTTGGCCTGAGTCTTTTGCGTGCGTCCACGCCCAACACGCACCCGGCCTTTGTCTCGGCCCTGGCCGACCTGGTGCAACGCTCCATGCAAGCCCGCTGAATCATGCCGGGCGATCCAGCGAGCAGCCAGGGACCGGGAGAAGCGACGCGCGTCGTCGTCGTGGGAGCGGGTGTGTCCGGGTTGGCTGCCGGCTACCGTGTCCTGACCCGCGCCCCTGAGGTCGATTTGCGGGTGCTGGAGGGCAGCACGCGCGCGGGTGGACTAATCGGCACGGTCCGCCAGCGTGGTTTTGTGGTGGAACAGGGACCCGATTCGGTGCTGTCGGAAAAGCCATGGGGTATTTCGCTGCTGCGCCGGTTGGGTCTCGGCGACGAGATCATCGGGACGCGGCAGGGTGCTCGGGGAGCGTACGTGGTCGCACGCGGCAAGCTCGTTCGCGTTCCGAGCGGTTTCTCCATGGTCGCCCCCACGCACCTGGGACCGCTGCTGAGCAGTCAGCTGCTCAGCGTGGGCGGCAAGCTGCGAGCCTGCTGGGATCTGGTGGCGCCGCGTGGCCCCCAGCACGAGGATGAGAGCCTGGCAGCCTTTGTGTCACGTCGTTTCGGCCGGCAGGTCCTCGACCGGCTCGTGCAACCGCTCGTCAGCGGGGTCTACGGCGCCGATCCGGAGCGCCTCAGCGTACGCGCGACATTGCCCCGCTTCGTCGAGCTCGAGGCCGAAAAGCGCAGCGTGCTGCGTGCGCTGCGGCGCACGCAAGACGGCCAGCGTGCAACCGGAGCTCGCTACGGGCTGTTCGTGTCGCTTCGTTCCGGCA
It encodes:
- the hemH gene encoding ferrochelatase codes for the protein MSYDAVLLLAFGGPERMQDVRPFLRNVLANRGVLANRSVLANRGALANRGVLESDPDEVQGPGARTSTPQRIPEARFEEVVSHYARFGGCSPLNRLTTEQAAALEREIEERGLCASGDKGLPVRVGMRNWSPYIADVLHEMRDAGHRSVLALIMSSLETEASVARYRAAVAEARLRLGQAAPEVDFAGGFHAAPGLVQTHVDHIREALARLPPGERQTAKVAFTAHSIPKLMADQSPYVAQFESCARAVAAALGHARCLLCYQSRSGRADEPWLEPDVNDALRTHAQSSSAAIVLAPIGFVCDHIEVLYDLDVQAAATANRLGLSLLRASTPNTHPAFVSALADLVQRSMQAR
- the hemE gene encoding uroporphyrinogen decarboxylase, with product MSEFLRACRCEATRWTPIWLMRQAGRYQQEYRELRARVGFLELCKTPELAAEVTLLPVKQFELDAAIVFADILLVLEPLGIGFEFTDSEGPQLRRPLRDTRRIAELHLPEDLEDRLAYVGETIRLTCRELPRALPLIGFAGAPFTLASYVVEGGGSRHYMHTKKLMYSDPGAWHALMARLTEAVARYLKLQVAAGASALQVFDSWVGCLSPADYVSHVKPHMQALFSQLDPGVPVIHFGTGNPALYPLMKEAGGDVIGIDWRVDLGVQWKALGETAIMGNLDPGRLLGHREQLLAATRKVLASAAQRPGHIFNLGHGILPQTPVDQVKALVDSVHEESAR